AATAGTCCAACACTATAACTCTTACACCCTCAATCAACTGTCAGATGATGATTGTTGGTCTATTTTTGCGGACAATGCATCCTTTCCTGAATCAAATGGGAGCTCAGAACTGGAAGGAATAGGTAGAAAGATTGTCAAGAGGTGTGATGGCTTGCCGTTAGCTGCAGAAACACTTGGACGCTTGTTGCGTTCAGAGCATCGTGTTGAAGAATGGAATAAAATACTGTTGAGTGACATTTGGGAATTTCCTATTACAGACAGTAAGATCGTTCCTGCGTTGTTAATAAGTTACTATCATCTGCCTGCTCATTTAAAACATTGCTTTGTTTATTGTTCGTTGTATCCCAAAGATTATAAACTTGATAAAGATGAATTAATCTTACTGTGGATGGCTGAAGATCTTTTACAACCACCAAGGAGGGGACAGACTCTAGAAGAAGTTGGTTGCGAGTGTTTTGATGGCTTGGTTTCAAGACTATTCTTCAAGCAGGTCGAGAATGATGACGAGAAGTATTTTGTGATGCATGATCTCAAGCATGACTTGGCAACTTTTCTTGCTGGAGATCTTTGTTGTAGATttggtgaaaaagaaaagatgagtATTCTAACTCGGCATTTGTcatacaatcattcaatccctgagGTAACATGCTCctctagtaaaataaaatatttgaggacATTATTCTATATCAATGATGGATCTCATATCGGGAAAGCACCTGCAACATTACCATGTGACATATTGTCAAAGAATAAATACTTGAGAGTTTTATCCTTTGGTAGAATTGATATATTTCCTGATTCAATAGATAAATTGATCCAACTGCGCTATTTGGATCTTTCTTGGAGTGATATTGAGGTATTGCCCGAGTCATTGTGCAAGTTGTGTAATTTACAAACGTTAAAgctaaaaaattgtttttccCTAACTATGCTGCCTAATGGCATGTGTAAGCTTGTGAATTTGCGGCATCTTGATATCAGGGGTACTCCCCTGAAAGAAATGCCCAAAGGAATGAGCAAATTAAAACAATTGCACATTTTAAGCAAGTTTGTAGTGGGAAAGAAAGAAGACAATGGAATCCAAGAGCTAGGAGGGCTTTTAAATCTTCATGGATCACTTGAGATTGAGAGATTGGAGAATGTGGTTGATGCCAATGAAGCAAGGAGTGCAAGGATAATAGATAAGAAGCACATTGAGGAGTTATTGTTGAAATGGTCTCTGTCTTCAGGTGATGATATGGTTTCAAACGCTCATACTGATGAACAAGATATACTTGGAGGCTTGCAACCACACACTGGCTTGAAAGAGTTAACTGTTGAAGGATTCAAAGGTGAAATATTTCCAGACTGGATTGGGCATTCCTTGTACCAAAACATGACAAGTGTATCTCTAGAATGTTGCTGGAATTGCTGCGTGCTGCCTTCACTTGGACAGCTGCCATCTCTCAAGTCCCTGAGCATCAGAAGTTTTGATGAGCTGAAGAGCATTGGCAAGGAGTTTTACAAGAATGAAGGCCATCAACATTCTTCGCCTATTGCACCGTTTCCCTCATTGGAGACATTGGAATTTGATGACATGTCATGTTGGGAGGAGTGGCAATTACCTGACTCAGAAGCCTTTCCTCAGCTTAAGAGTCTTCAAATAAGAGATTGCCCAATGTTAAAGGGAGATATGCTTAGTCAGGTATTAGTGAGAATCGTTTCTTCCTCATTGGATGTTTCCAGAGTGCACgaactgaaaataaaagaagatgcTGAAAGATGGGATAAAAAGATGAGACTTGATGGGGATAGGTTATCAATTAGTGGATTTGAATGTGTGGTGGAGTGTGCATTTAAGGCAAGGATCATCCACCATCTAACTTCCCTCCAAGAAATACAAATCTCATACTGTTCATCTGTTGTATCCTTGGGGGGCAATTGTTTACCCAAATCTTTGCAAAAGCTCAAAATCTTTAATTGCCGCCAAATTGAATTACTCCAGCAACAACACAAGTATGATTTGGTACATCTACAAATATATCAAAGCTGTGCTTCACTGACTTCATTGTCGTTGGATGCCTTCCCCAATCTCGAGAATCTGGAGATAGAATGGTGTTCAAATCTGGAATCAGTTTCAATGTCAGAGCCACCACAGGCTGCTCTTCAACATCTCACCATCTCTAACTGCCCCCAGTTTGTGTCATTTCCGGAAGAAGGACTGGCTACACCCAACTTGACTCATCTCAATGTTAGCAGGTGCTCGAAGTTGGAGGCATTGCCACGTGGCATGAATACTCTTCTCCCAAATTTAGAGTCTCTCGACATAGCAGGTTGCCCAAACATTTGCAGGTGGCCAGAGGGTGGTTTGCCGGCTAAACTGAAAGAGCTTAGGATAGGAGAATGCAAGGAACAACTGAAAGGTCTATCATGGATGGGCAACTTGGACAACCTCACTCATCTCACCATCTCAGGTCATGGCAGTGACAACATAATAGAGTCATACCCAGAGGTGGGTTGGCTGCCTCGCCTTCCCTCCGTTACCACTCTACATATTCAAGACTTTCATAATCTGGAGACATTGGAGTGCAACCAGCTTCTTCGCCTCACCTCCCTCCAACAACTACACATTTCATACTGTCCAAAGCTGAAGAATATGGAAGGAGAAAAGCTGCCTTCCTCCCTCCAACAATTACACATTTCATGGTGTGAGAAGCTGGAGAATATTGCAGGAGAAAAGCTGCCTCCCTCTCTCTTACTACTTCAACTTGATTTCTGTGGTTTGCTGGGCAAACACTGCAAGAACAAGCATCAACAAATTTGGTCCAAAATTTCCCACATCCCCACCATTCAAGTCAATGGCATACAAATTCTCTGAGTAGATCTTTCTGAACAGGTAATTCTCTAACCTTCATGTTTGTCATGGTATCACAATGAAATTCACACATGCATAAACTTCCTTTTCCTTCCAagtcaatttttttctctttccttaaACAACATTAACCACTTGAACTCATATGCCAACTGGAAAATTGGCATCCTTTCCTTTCATTTATCGGAAAGCTCTCAGTTTGCAGTTGTAGTTAAACAAATATCCTTTCTTACTCTGGGAAACCGTCATTGTTATCTGTAATACTTGTTAACTCTCATATTTTGggtgtttatttttaaataaatggatgtatcaaatttaatattttttacaatcTTCTGCAGGTAGCTTGTGCACATATCGAGATGTAATCCTATACATTGGCTACACATCTTCATTTAATTCTGTGTTCATTTGAGGTAGTAATTAAGCTGGATTCATGTATTAGGAAACAGAAACTCTGTTTTCTGATTTTGGCTTCAAGTTATTGAAAAGCAAAGACATGATGGAGCAAGTTAGTGGCACTTATTACTGAAAAGGTTTGGTTGTTGTTGGTATATTTTTCTATTCCTCTctataattttctttcttttttgttttttgcacagagaaaaaataaatcataactTTATTTGTGGAAAGAAAATAGTTACAAAATTGTGTCTGTATTTATCAATTCTTTATGATCATAGAGTTAGCTGTTGTTGCAAGATTCATGTAGGATAGTATAAGGAATCAGCATGCATAAGGTGTATAAGTTTTTTGCTCATAGATTGAATCttacataaaaaatagtagtagaTGCCTATAATAAGCTATTTCTAATATTAAGAAAAGGTTCTGTAATAATAACTATTTCTTCCTTTTTGGATTTGGACACGTTATCAAACAGATTTCCCAAGGCGACGAAGGTATGTAACTAATGCAGTCAAGATGCAAAGAATATGCTTTCCATATTTGAAGATGATAATCATATACCTGAAGTAGTTGAAGAAGTTGTAGTGATGCCATCAGCAACAATTTCGTTCCTATCAACTTCACTCAATGGTGTGTGCAGTTTGTACCCAGTGGGTCTCATTTCCTTTCACTGCTGACTCTAAAATCAAACTACTGATCCAATATTGTGTTCATGAGATTTTCACATAATTGTGTGTGGTTTTTGTGATGACAAACACTTTAAGtcttgaaatattttttaatttgtgtttcagGAAGTACATATTGAGGTTTGGTAACCATATCGAAATTATCATCATTCAATCCAAAGTTCATCAGAAGAGGTGCTCTGTAATTTTAACTTCAGGTTGGTATAGTTACTCCCTTCCTCCgtacaatttacttttcctaTTTTTGTTGGAGTAAGGAAAAAAGATGATAATACCTTGGTTTGAGAAGGAATTACATGTAGTTCAGGGAAAGGTGGTATTTCTacctttcttatttttaaagTATATGATAAACTAAATGTACTAAATATCAACTTAATTTTAGTTCTTTAACTGCTGCCAAAGTGGTTACAATGCCAAAACCGCAAATCAGTGGTGGAGCTtgtaaatttaaacaaaaagatGTAGCATTTCTAATGCATTCAAGTTTATTACATGAATTTATAAAGACAATCTTGATAAACTTTCTCCTCGTTGAAGAAAATATTAGGTCGGGGATTTAACTGTCAACTCTTTTGAAAATTATGTGAATTCTTAAACTACACGTCtagtctaataatttttttttgttcaagcATTTTATGAAGATGATCATACTTTTACTAAATTGATAATgtaaatttttacaattttatgaTCATACTTTTTGGGTTGATTATGCAGTCTCTATAAATCTACAGTTGGGGAGTGGTTCAATGGTGGTTTGGGCTGAAATTTTGACAGCAAGTTCTGGATGTACTTTTTCGTTCCAAATGGTTGGAGGATTAAGATAAGATTTGGAGGGTGAGATATGGCTTGTGTGCGCAAAGTAACTctggttttgtaaatttttcatgtttttggttACATTTATATGCTGTGGTGCTTGATTGTTTGACTTAATGTAAGCATTTGATTTGTTTACTTATTTGAGATTTTCTTGTATCCTTACTTAATTATAGTGGTACTTCTTTTTTGGTCCGAATGACCCGTGGTTTTTACCTCTTATGTTAAGAGGATTTTCCACGTTAAAATTTTGGtctcttgtttttatttttatttttttttacttctgtTATTCGATTGCTGTCACTGTTTTGTATATTGTTATCCCAGTTATTCTCTCAAGCAGCTATTCCAATTGATGAGGCATTTGCCAAATCAATGTGTTCTGCTTTCGAGTTCCTCTTCTTTCGAGATCTCAACCTTCACCCAGCCTGATGATTCCTCAGAAGATTGAACCTCTTCCTGCTCTTCCATCTGCTGTTTGGGCTCCGGTTGAGTGTCTTTTGCAGCAACACTACATTCCTCTTCTACAGTGGGTGGAACTCTTTCAGCTGCAACATGCTTCACAAGTTCGGACTCTATTGTTCCTTCTTCATCAAGAAACCCCACTGGAAGCTCCATCATACGTTCCATATCTTTGTCATTCACAGATTTAGactctatttttcttcttcatcaagcAATCCAATTGGAAGCTCTATAATAGGTTCTACTTCCTCCTCTTCATGATCTGGTTCACGCTTTAAAATTTCTGTTCCACCATCTGCTGCCACGTTCAATGCCGGATCAAGTGGTGactgaaacaaaaaaataacgAAACAAATACATACTTCATGCAACATTTTATTACCAAATCAAGGtatattgaaaagaaattgcTGATTTGATATTAAGTAAACAGCATCAATAACACATATCTGAATAATTTCCAGCTTCAGCAAGAGCCTCATTATATTCTCTCCAAGTGCAATCCTCTGCTTCTCATCATTTTGTAGATCAGAAGAGTGCTCAAACGCTTGAATAGAAGTTTTGACATTAGTCAACTCCTTACTTACTTCGGCTATCTCCTTCAATTTCTCCAATGGCTCTGATCTCCTCACTTGGTAACTGTGATACACAGCTTGAATTCAAATGGCAGCATCAACATCTGATAAAGCCTTTCTCTCCTATCCGCCTTCATCAGTTGGCTTACTAGCctcttccatcatcttctcTGCTCCATTTTGTGCCTTCTTTTCTTCAGTATCTCCAACTGAACAATTCTCATCTGCACCCTTGTCTCCATCGGTCTTATTGTCAGTCACCTGAATGGTTTCCTCTTTTGGTTGAACTTCCTTGCTGACGTCTGCTACATTTGGAAGGCTTGAATCCGGCTGCGCTGCGCTACAATGCAGAGAATGAGAGACACAATATATAGCAAAGGTCACCTAACAGCCTAACGGCTAGTTATCAAATATAATAGCATAACAGCAACTAACCTATTGCTAACTACCATTTTCATTCTCTTCACTAATAAAGACATCACTGAATTCTTTGCTGCCGGTTCAAGAGTAAGACAGGCTGCTTCTGCCATGAATCTGTGATATAATATTGATCCCATTCTCATAAGTTTAGCATGTATGTATGCATGTCagtttgttagttagttagcAGAAAGATATCTTGCTTGTAATTCAATTTCAAACATATCCAATGTACCATCCATCCTAAGGTGTAATGCAAGTTTATGAGTACATCGGAAGTGCATTATTAGTTTATTGTTGTGTTCATTTAGAAGAGATGACAGCCAAATGACTTAGAGAAGCAATGATGTTTGTGGTTGCTGGAAGCTGGCATGGAATACAAATGCTTCAGCAGGTAGTGTACATATATGGTCATGTTGTTTCAATTCTCTTTGAACACCAACTGACCATGAAGTTCTAAACATTAAACATCTGTGTAGTTTGCAGGGATAAACTGCACTCCTCAAATTCTTCAAGAGACGGGTGTTGAAACACTTAAAGATATTGGCATTAGCTCCAAATCTACATCATTCCTAATCAGTGCTGTCACAACCTTGTTGATTCTTCCTGGTATAGCTTTAAGCATGAGGCTCATAGATATCTCAGGAAGAAGgtactcttttctttcttttttttttttggtttggcAGTTTAATACCTGTTTAGTTGTGTATTTCTGTTATCATTTTGAAGACACTCTGGAGATCTCAAAATTTAACCCTTCAAATTGGCCACCAGAGTTGGCTAAATACTTGCTTCATGAAATGGAAGGTTCAAATATGTTTTAGGATAGTTTGAAAAAAGTATACTTTTTAAGCATCTTTCTATTTGCTTCTATTTGTTGTCTACTTGTCAAAAACAGATTCCTTAATATGCAGGCAACTACGACTCGCTGCGATTCCTGTGATGATAGTCTCGGTTATGCTTTTGTTTCTGGTGCTTTAAGATGGCCTATGGACCAATTCCAAACTTACTCTGCTCTGAGATTTTTCCAACAAGGGTGTGCGGCCTCTGCTAGCTATATGCGCTCTAGTGTTATGGATTGGAAGCATAATTGTCACATACACACGGCCTGTGATGCTCAGCTCAATCGGACTCGCCGGTTTCTTTGGCATATATGCTGTTGCTTGTTACAACTCCTGGATATTTGTGTTCCTGGAGGTTCCAGAAACAAAGGGCGTGCTTCTGCCAAGAATCTGTGACAAAATATTGATCTCATTCTCATGAGTTTAGCGTGTATGCATGCATGTCAGTTAGTTAGAGAAAGATATCTTGGTTGTAATTCAATTTCAAACGTATATGCACCATCCTTCTTAACGTGGAATGCAAGTTTATGATTACTTAATTAGCTTGATTTATATGCACCTTATCACAAAATGATGTCTCAGTCTTTTTCACTAATTAAAGAAACCAATAATGCAGCATTTACTAATATacgtttaaaattaaataataaaaatataattataaaaatttgataggaataatgaaagaagaaaaatgaaaaaaataaattgtgtctCTTGTTAGTATTTCTGAACACGATGTTTGTGTTCATATCTATCTCATCTGTTAAACAGAGAAATTTTTTGTCTTTGGTGTATCCAacatttgagatttttttttagatGTATTGAACAAATGGATGATTCAAATTTATTGTTTCTACTATCTTCTGTAGGTAGCTTGTGTACATGTTGAGATGTAATCCTATACATTGACTATATTTCTTCATTTAGTTCTAAGTTCATTTCAGGTGGTAATTAAGCTGAATTGATGTGTTGGGAACCAGAAACTGTGTATCTCATTTTGGCTTCATGTTATTGAAAAGCAAAGATGATGGAGAAAGTTGAAGTGGCACTTATCATTGAAaagcttttgttgttgttggtatATTTCTCGGTTTctctctataattttatttttgcttttttgcatagagaaaaaataaatgatagcTTGATTTGTGGAAAGAAAAGTTATAAAATGGTCTTTCTGTCTTGCCAATTCTTTGTGAGCCAGCTGTTATTTGAAAGATTCATGTCGGATAGTAAAAGGAAGCAGCATGCATGAGATGTATAAGC
This sequence is a window from Arachis duranensis cultivar V14167 chromosome 2, aradu.V14167.gnm2.J7QH, whole genome shotgun sequence. Protein-coding genes within it:
- the LOC107472798 gene encoding putative disease resistance protein At3g14460; amino-acid sequence: MAEALVVGALVSGSISLVLNRLISPEFVNSVVSKKLDRKLVERLKTALLAAKALAADAEQKQFGNELVREWLDSLRDALYTADDLLDRVFIKAQIRQKVRVRLPLRLNLSAWKMVTKINKVVKRIEDLQKLKDSLDLKEIPMGSSSWRTPSTSLERGTVYGRDDDEQALIKMLNDNNDHNLSVISIVGMGGVGKTTLAQCLYNNKDLMDGVDLNAWVCVSENFDVIETTKNVIKGISSGVCSLDNFDLLQQDLKKKLSEKKFFIVLDDVWSEDADKWNSFITPFQHGKKGSTILLTTRKVNVGRIVQHYNSYILKQLSDDDCWSIFVDNASFPESNGSSELEEIGRKIVKRCDGLPLAAETLGRLLRSEHRVEEWNKILLSDIWEFPITDSKIVPALLISYYHLPAHLKHCFVYCSLYPKDYKLDKDELILLWMAEDLLQPPRRGQTLEEVGCECFDGLVSRLFFKQVENDDEKYFVMHDLKHDLATFLAGDLCCRFGEKEKMSILTRHLSYNHSIPEVTCSSSKIKYLRTLFYINDGSHIGKAPATLPCDILSKNKYLRVLSFGRIDIFPDSIDKLIQLRYLDLSWSDIEVLPESLCKLCNLQTLKLKNCFSLTMLPNGMCKLVNLRHLDIRGTPLKEMPKGMSKLKQLHILSKFVVGKKEDNGIQELGGLLNLHGSLEIERLENVVDANEARSARIIDKKHIEELLLKWSLSSGDDMVSNAHTDEQDILGGLQPHTGLKELTVEGFKGEIFPDWIGHSLYQNMTSVSLECCWNCCVLPSLGQLPSLKSLSIRSFDELKSIGKEFYKNEGHQHSSPIAPFPSLETLEFDDMSCWEEWQLPDSEAFPQLKSLQIRDCPMLKGDMLSQVLVRIVSSSLDVSRVHELKIKEDAERWDKKMRLDGDRLSISGFECVVECAFKARIIHHLTSLQEIQISYCSSVVSLGGNCLPKSLQKLKIFNCRQIELLQQQHKYDLVHLQIYQSCASLTSLSLDAFPNLENLEIEWCSNLESVSMSEPPQAALQHLTISNCPQFVSFPEEGLATPNLTHLNVSRCSKLEALPRGMNTLLPNLESLDIAGCPNICRWPEGGLPANLKELSVGEYEQQVRGLSWLGNLDNLTHLTISGLGCESIKSYPEVGSLPRLPSLTTLHIQEFDNLEILECTELLRLTSLQQLHISYCPKLKNMEGEKLSPSLLLLQLDSCGLLGGHYKNKHQQIWSKISHIPTIQVDNRQIL